One Candidatus Wallbacteria bacterium genomic region harbors:
- the rsfS gene encoding ribosome silencing factor, protein MEKALQIREWLLDKKGLDIVIMVPEHDILVDKFMIVTAGSVNQIAALAEHLKEKCRGQYFRMDGEPESEWVVADLSNILVHIFSERMRRIYNLEELGKEIE, encoded by the coding sequence GTGGAAAAAGCCCTGCAAATTAGAGAATGGCTCTTGGATAAAAAAGGACTGGATATTGTGATCATGGTACCGGAGCACGATATACTGGTGGATAAATTCATGATAGTCACAGCCGGATCAGTCAATCAGATCGCCGCTCTGGCCGAACATCTCAAAGAAAAATGCCGAGGTCAGTATTTCCGTATGGATGGTGAACCTGAGTCTGAATGGGTAGTGGCGGATCTTTCAAATATTCTAGTTCACATTTTCAGTGAGAGAATGCGCAGAATCTACAACCTGGAAGAACTGGGAAAAGAAATCGAATAA
- a CDS encoding response regulator produces the protein MKKILLVDDEIHILNILKFNLAKKGYDVVTAGDGAKALEILAGLIPDLLIIDVMMPKMTGFDVCREMRKDQRLAEVPIVMLSAKSQKEDLARGEEVGVSAYLTKPFSPIALLNKVDELLAVRNDGREK, from the coding sequence ATGAAAAAAATCTTACTGGTTGACGATGAAATTCATATCCTGAATATCCTCAAGTTCAATCTCGCCAAGAAGGGATATGATGTCGTCACTGCCGGAGACGGAGCCAAGGCTCTGGAGATTCTTGCGGGATTGATTCCTGACTTGCTGATCATCGATGTGATGATGCCGAAGATGACAGGTTTCGACGTCTGCAGGGAAATGCGGAAGGACCAGAGATTAGCCGAGGTTCCGATCGTCATGCTCTCTGCCAAAAGCCAGAAGGAAGATCTGGCCAGGGGAGAGGAAGTTGGTGTGAGTGCATACCTGACCAAACCGTTCAGCCCGATTGCCCTGTTGAACAAGGTGGACGAGCTGTTAGCGGTCAGGAACGATGGAAGGGAGAAATAG